Genomic window (Nitrosophilus kaiyonis):
AATAAAAGATATTAAATTTTGCAAAGAAAAAGGGAAAAAATTAGCAGTTCTTTATATAGATCTTGATAAATTTAAAAATATTAATGATACATTAGGCCATTTTTATGGTGATGAAATTCTAAAAAAAGTAGGAAAAGAGTTAAAAGAGATTGCATTCAAAAATGAAGCTTTTATTGCAAGATTTGGTGGTGATGAATTTATTATGCTTATAAAAATAGATAATCACCATTTTGAAAAAGTTATAAAAACTATAAATAGTATTATTGATTTTTGTAAGAAACCAATAAATATTAAAAATAAAACTTTTACTTTAGGTACAAGTGTTGGAGTGTCTCTTTATCCTAATGACGGGATTGATGTTCAAGATCTTATTAAAAATGCAGATATAGCTATGTATCAGGCAAAACTTAAAGGTGGAAATAGGTTTAAATTTTATAATGAATATATGACAAAAAATAGAGTTGATATAATAAAGCTTGAAAATGATTTAAGAGAAGCAATAAAAAATAATCAATTTGTTGTATATTATCAGCCAATTTATAATATTTTAAATAAAAAAATTATTGGTGCAGAAGCTCTTATTAGATGGAAACATCCTAAAAAAGGCATCATTTACCCAGAACAATTTATAGAGTTTGCAGAACAAGAGGGGTATATAGATAATATAACTGAAAAAGTGCTTGAAAAAGTTTTCAATGATTTAAATATTTTAAAAATGAAAAAGAAAAATCTTCCAAAAATAAATATCAATTTTTCTGTCAAAAATATTTTAAATGATCGATTTGTTAAAAAAATAGAGGAGTTTTCAAAAAAATATCAGATCTCTCCTAAATATATAAGTATAGAAGTTACAGAAACATCATTAGTAAAAAATATTGATAAATGTGTAAAAACATTAAAAAAGCTAAAAGATTTAGGAATAGATATCTCTATTGATGATTTTGGGACAGGATACTCTTCTTTAAATTATTTAAAAACTTTACCTATAACCTCGCTAAAAATTGATAAAAGTTTTATTTCTGAGATTCCTTATGAGAAAAACGATATAGTTATCGTAGAAACAATACTTGCTTTGGCAGATGCATTAAATTTAAATGTTGTTGCAGAAGGGATTGAAACAAAAGAACAAGAAGAGTTTTTAATAAAAAGTAAAAGTTATTCTGGTCAAGGTTATCTATATAAAAGGCCAATGAGATTTAATGAGTTTGAAAAGATTTTATAAAAAAGATTGTTAAAAGTGGCGGAGCCGACGGGACTCGAACCCGCGACCTCCGGCGTGACAGGCCGGCATTCTAACCAGCTGAACTACGGCTCCAGGAGATTTATGGTGGTCGCTAGTGGACTCGAACCACTGACCACTTGCTTGTAAGGCAAGCGCTCTACCAACTGAGCTAAGCGACCTCAATGTGGCGACCCCTAGGGGATTTGAACCCCTGTGACCACCGTGAAAGGGTGGCATCCTTGGCCACTAGATGAAGGGGTCATAGTCTAAAAAAGCCTTTAGCTAAAATATTAATCTTAGCTAAAGGCTTGAGTGGTGACCCGTGTTGGATTCGAACCAACGGCCCTCTCCTTAAAAGGGAGATGCTCTACCAGCTGAGCTAACGGGTCAAAGGCGCTTTTTAGGCGCTTTCGTTTGCAAATGTGAGTGAAATTATAAGCAAAAAAATTTCATTTGTCAATACTTTTTTTAAAAAAAATCAAAAATTTTAAAAAAGCTCATTTTTTGCAATATCAAAAAGAAGTTTTACTGCATACATTGCAGCTTGATATTGGATATAGTTTCTATCTCCTTCAAAATGCATTGTTTTAATAATCTCTTTTTCATTACTTTTTGCTCCAATTACAACTGTCCCAACAGGTTTAGTAGGAGTAGCTCCACCAGGTCCAGCTATTCCGCTTATTGCCATAGCAAAATCACTTTCGCTAACCTTTAATGCACCTTTTAACATTCCAGTAACTGTCTCTTTGCTTACAGCACCAAATTCATTTAAAATTTCTGGCTTAACACCTAGCCAAGAGCTTTTTATTTCATTTGCATATGTAACAAGTGAGCCTTTGAAAATTGATGAGCTTCCAGGTACTTTTGTAAGCATTGAAGCAAGAAGACCTCCAGTGCAACTTTCTGCAAAAGTTACTGTTTTATGAATAGCACTTAATCTCTCTATTAGGTATTCAAAAATATTTTCTGCTACTACAATATTTTCCGGGAGTAAAAGTTTTGCATTTTGAACAAACATAGCAAGATCACCAAATTTTGAATTTATTGCAACAACTTTTATCCACTCTTTTGTAAGATATGTAAAAGTAAGATTTATATCATAAGTATTTGCTAGATTTGAAAGTTTATCTTTTGCTTCATTTATGTCTATATTAAAAATGTTTAACACTGCATATTCAAATTTGGTTTCTAAAAAAATTGAAGGTAACTTATCAATCTCTTTTATTTTTATAACATTTACATTTTTTTCATTTTCACTAATTAAAAAGCTATTTTTTTCATATTTAGAAGATTTTGAAGGAACTAAAATATCATCCTTTGCAATTAATATATCATCAAACAGAGTTGCAACTATTTTACTAACAGTTGCAAAAGAGGTTTGAGATGTTGCAATTAATAAATTATCATATTTTTTAAAATTTTCGCTTATTTCTAAAAAAAGATTTTTATCATTTTCGCTTATATTTATATGAGCATCAATTTTTCCAACTTTTTTACAAGCCTCTCTTTTTAAATACTCTATAAAAGGTTCATTTATTTTTATATCTTTTCCTACTATTATCAATATGTTTTTCATAGCTATCCTTTAAATCTTTTAGCATTTTTAATTATATCCAAATCTCAGCACTTCTTAATTACATTTTTTGTAAAATAAAGTTGCTTTTTATAGTTAAAAAGGTTGGGTAGTTGAGTTGATGAGTGGGTAAGTGGGTAAAAAACTTAATAATTTTAACCACTCAACAATTCAATTTTTTTAACCACTCAACCACTCAACTTTTTTAACCACTCAACTTTTTTAAAAGGAAATATATGGATTATAAAGATACTCTTCTTTTGCCAAAAACTACTTTTCCTATGAGAGGAAATCTACCACAAAATGAGCCAAAAAGATATAAAAACTGGTTTGAAAAAGATGTTTATAAAAAAATGATAAAAAATAGAGAAGGAAGAGCTTTATTTACTCTTCATGATGGCCCTCCATATGCA
Coding sequences:
- a CDS encoding CinA family protein, which gives rise to MKNILIIVGKDIKINEPFIEYLKREACKKVGKIDAHINISENDKNLFLEISENFKKYDNLLIATSQTSFATVSKIVATLFDDILIAKDDILVPSKSSKYEKNSFLISENEKNVNVIKIKEIDKLPSIFLETKFEYAVLNIFNIDINEAKDKLSNLANTYDINLTFTYLTKEWIKVVAINSKFGDLAMFVQNAKLLLPENIVVAENIFEYLIERLSAIHKTVTFAESCTGGLLASMLTKVPGSSSIFKGSLVTYANEIKSSWLGVKPEILNEFGAVSKETVTGMLKGALKVSESDFAMAISGIAGPGGATPTKPVGTVVIGAKSNEKEIIKTMHFEGDRNYIQYQAAMYAVKLLFDIAKNELF